The following is a genomic window from Corynebacterium incognita.
GTAGCCGTGCAGTACTCGTACCTGCCCTCGGCGTTTAGCTACGTCATGGAAAAGGACATCCCCATTCAGGCCACCCGGGAGCTGTTGCGTGCCATTCGCATCCGCCTGGATTCCATGCCGGAGGAAAATCGACCGAAGTTCTACCTCGCCGGCGAGTCCTTGGGCGCCTACGGAATCCTCGACATGTTCGAGGACATTGAAGAGCTTTACGACGTCTGCGATGGCGCGGTGTTTACGGGCCCGCCGCGGTTTACCACATTAGTGCGCACACTGGCGTTACAGCGTCCCCGCGGCTCGCTCGAGCGCCTCCCGCTTGTCGACGCCGGGCGGCACACCCGTTTCGTCATCAACCCCGCGCACCTGCGCCACGACGCCTTTGGGCGCTCCTACCAGCAGCCGTGGCAGTCGCCCCGCGTGGTCATCGCCCAGCACGCCTCCGATCCGATCGTGCACTGGGAGCCGCAGCTTGCGTGGCGACGCCCCGATTGGATGCGCGAGCCCGGCGGTGGCGGCATCAAGGCCCCGGCCACCATGTACTCGGACACCTTCGCGGGCGTGCGCTGGATTCCGTTCATTAGCTTCTGGCAGATCGGGCTGGACCAGATCAATTCTCTCAACGTCCCCGGCGGGCACGGCCACAATTATTACGCCGAGATGTTCTGGTACTGGGAGGCCGTGCTGGGGGATCAGGCCCGCGCGCCGCTGACCCACCGCTACGCGGGGCGGATGAAGAAGTTCGTGGACGCGGATCAGTTCTGGAGGTAAGCGCCGTCGTAGGTGACGGAGCCGGCCGTGGTCACCGCGGAGCCAGCCACGGCGATGTCTTCCACGCGCCGCCAGCTGAACGTGATGTTGTCTTCAGTGACGTCGAGCAGCGCGTAACCGTGGGCGTCGAGGTTCACGTGGCCCACGTGCGGGTTAGCGCCGCGGAGGTAGCGCTCGGCGCGGCGGGAGATGGCGTTGCCCTCGGGCAGGTTGAAGAACTCGTCGAGGTTGGGTGCGGTGACCGAGGAAGTGACCAGTTCCGCGGCGACGTGCTCGCCGTTGTGCTCAACGTCGATCGCCCACTCGGAGTGGATGTCCCCGGTGACGAACACGGTGCGCTGCTCGCTGCGCTGGATCTGCTCCAGCAGCCGGGCGCGGTCGGCGGTGAAACCGTCCCACTGGTCGGCGTTGAACGGCACGGTCTCCCCCACCAGCTTGGTCAGCGGGTTGCGGGTGTCCTCGTCCAGGCCCACGACGTTGAGGTTAGCCACCATGACGGAGGTGCCCACGAGGTTCCACTGCGCGGTGGAGGTGGCCAGCTGGATGGACAACCACTGGAACTGCTCGGTGCCCATCATGGTGCGGTGTTCGTCGCGTCGCTTGGGCCGCATGGTGCCCGGCGCGCTGCGGTAGGTGCGCAGATCCAGCATGTGCAGGTCCACGAGGTCGCCGAAACCGAACGAGCGGTACAGGTGTCCGCCTTTGCTCGGGTTGGGGGCGCGGACCGGCAGCCATTCGAAGTAGGCCTGCATCGCGGCGGACTGGCGCTGCGACCACGTGCCGTGGATGTGCGGGTTGTGTTCTTCCGCGCCGGCTTCATAGGCGTCGTTGGCGATTTCGTGATCGTCCCAGGTCACCACCCACGGTGCGGACGCGTGCGCGGCCTGCAACTCGACGTCGCGGCGGTAGTGGCCGTAGCGGGAGCGGTAGTCCGCCAGCGTGGTGATGGTCCAGGTGGGCACGTGTGGGCGCACCACGCCGTGCTTGCCGGGGGCTTCGCCCGAGGCGTATTCGTAGATGTAATCGCCCATGTGCAGCACCACGTCCACGTGCCCGGCGCGCGCCCGGCGGGCGATATCGCCGTAGGCGCCGAAGTACCCGGCCTCGAAGTTGGCGCAGCTGGTCACCGCGCAGCGCAGGCGCGAGGTTTTCCGCGGCGCGGTGCGGGTCCGTCCGACCGCGGAGGTGGCATCGCGGAAGCGGAAGCGATAAAAATATTCAGTTCCCGGCTCCAGCTCGAAGGGGTCCACGTGCACGGTGTAGTCCTTGTCCGGGCCGGTAGTGGTCACCCCGCGGCGCACGCGCCCGCTAAACTCCGGGTCTTCGCACAGCTCCCAGGTCACCTGCACGTCCTCGCCCACGCCGGTTCCGGGCGCGCACTCCGACGCAGGCGTCACGCGGGTCCACAGCACCACGGAGGTCTGCAGCGGATCCCCGGAGGCCACTCCATGCATGAAAGGGTGGTGCTCGGCCACGGTATACGGCTGCGGCTGGTGGAGCTTGTCCAGCTCCGCATCGCCCATGACCTGCAGATCATTGGCGTTGCCGGGGTTGAGGGTAGCGCTGGCCATGGCACCCGCGCCTGCGAGGAAAGTGCCACCGAAGAGCTTCCTCCTCGTCAACCGGCGCCGTCCTCCACGGCGCCGCCCGCTTTCTTCACCCTTGCTCACGTCTTTCAGTTCTACCCGTTCACCCAAGGTTTCGCAGTGTCTGCGCTCACACCACTAGCCGCCGGCCGCTATCCGCAGGCGATGCCGGTGGAGTGGTGCGGGCAGTAGCCGTTGGGGTTTTTGTCCAGGTACTGCTGGTGCTCGTCCTCGGCCAGGAAATAGCTTTGCGACGCCGTGTCCGCCAACGGCATGACCTCCGTGGTGATGGCGCCGAACCCGGCGTCGGCAAGCTTGACGCCGTAGGCGTCCACGAGCTCGCGGATCTCCGCGGCTTCCTCTGCCGCCGACGCCACGTCCGAGCCCACGGTATAAAACGCCGAGCGGTACTGGGTGCCCACGTCGTTGCCCTGGCGGAAGCCCTGGGTGGGATCGTGCGCCTCCAGCGCGGCCACAACCAGCTCGCGCAGGCTCACCCGCTGCGGGTCATAGACCACGGCGACGGTCTCGGTATGGTTGGTCACCCCGCGGCAGACCTCGAAGTAGCTAGGGTTAACGGTCACGCCGCCGGCATAACCCACAGAGGTGGACTCCACCCCCTCCATCTCCCAGTACATCTTCTCCGCGCCCCAGAAGCAGCCGATGGCCACGTACAACACACGCTGGCCGTCCTTCCAGGGCCCGGTAATGGGCGTGCCTAGAACGGTGTGTGGCTGCGGCTGCGCCAACACCGGCTCGGCGCGCCCGGGCAGGGCGTCCTCCACCGCGAGCAACGTCGGCGCGGGCATAAACATCCACGACATGGCACAACTCCTTGCTTGACTGGCTTGACTGTCCTTAGCCGACAATCTACTCCCCGCCGCGGACATCGGGAAGCCCGACCACGATTTTATTTCATTTACAAAACTTCCTTGCAGAATGTCCCGACGTGCCTATGATGGGTGGCGTACCCGAACGAAAGGATTTGAATAATCATGGCTGTATACGAACTGCCGGAACTGGACTACGCCTACGACGCACTGGAGCCGCACATCTCCGCTGAGATTATGGAGCTGCACCACTCCAAGCACCACGCTAACTACGTCGCTGGTGCCAACGCTGCCCTCGAGGCCCTCGAGGCGGAGCGCAACGGCGAGGCCAACCCGGACAACATCCGTGCGCTGTCCAAGAACCTGGCCTTCAACCTGGGTGGCCACACCAACCACTCCATCTTCTGGAAGAACCTGTCCCCGAACGGTGGCGGCGAGCCAACCGGCGAGCTGGCTGAGGCTATCAACCGCGACTTCGGTTCCTTCGAGAAGTTCAAGGCTCACTTCTCCGCAGTGGCTACCTCCCTGCAGGGCTCCGGCTGGGCTGTGCTGGGCTACGACCACATCGCTGGCCGCCTCATCGTGGAGCAGCTGACCGATCAGCAGGGCAACATCTCCGTTGACTTCACCCCGCTGCTCATGCTGGACATGTGGGAGCACGCCTTCTACCTGCAGTACAAGAACGTCAAGGCCGACTACGTCAAGGCCGTCTGGAACGTCTTCAACTGGGAGGACGTTGCAGAGCGTTTCGCAAAGGCGTCCGCTAAGTAAGCCTTCAATGAAACCGCTCCCCACTAGTTGAACTGAGAAATCAGCTTCCTGCTAGTGGGGAGCATTTGTTGCGCTTGCCGCCGCGACGGTCGCTGTTTCCAGCGCGATGGGTGGCTCAATCGGATCAGTACTCTCCGGAGGCGTGGCCCTTCTCGGTATAGTTTTTCATTGACATGGCGGCAACGATCGTTGGAGCAATAGCGCAAGGGAAAGGCGTAGCTTTCTACGCACAATGGGGATTCCCTCCAATTGAGACCATGCTTGAGTAAGCGCGTAACAGTCCGGAGAGATGAGGGTACCGACATGAAGTCTAAAAACTCAGTTTACCGGGCATTCCTCCCTGTACTTATCGGTGGCATCGCACTTGGGATGCACATCAGTCGTCTCACTGGAATGGCGGAAACTGCCACGACCGTTTTCTGGGTCTTTTACGGCATTGCTTTCGCAATATGCGTAGTTCTTTGCTGTCTGTCGGCATTTCACATGGTCCCCGCTACACGTAGCTCTGTGATCATCGCAGCGCGCGACATTGTGGCTACCGTGTGCTTGTTCGGACTTGCGTGGCAGGCCCAGCCCTATGTGTGGATAGCCATTCTAGGTTTTTCCCTCTTGTGGCTCGTAGTAGCTCGCCGATAATCACACTCCCTAGCCGATAGAAACGATAGGTCCACAGACTTGAATCTCGAGCATTATCCTAGGGGCCGATTCTCAGCGTCATAACAATCCTGCTTGGAACGAAGAACCAATGGCGTCCAGTTTCAGTACCCTGGTTCGCATGGGAATCAAAGACGTCATCCGCAACGCCGAAGAATTCTTGAACGCTGAGGGCGTGAAGCGCGCCCGGAAGTCCGGCTGGACGCCGGTGATTCAGGCCTACCGGGGCTACGGGACGTCGGCACGCGTGCACGTCATCGGCCGCGTGCTCATGGAGAACCCGGAGGCGCCCAAGAACGAGGTGCAGCGCGGTTACCGCCAGTTCTTTACCGTGCAGGTGGGTGACGTGCCCGTCACCGTCCACGTGGACGGCCAAGAAGTGCAGACCCTGACCAATTCCAACGGCTACTTCGACGTCACCGTGGACGACCACGGCCTGCCCACCGGGTGGAATGAGGTCACCGTCAGCGCCCAGGGCGCCGAGGACGTCGTGGCCGAGGTGCTGGTCACCCCGGAAGGACAGAAGCTGGGATTGGTGTCCGACATCGATGACACCATCATGGTGACCAACCTGCCGCGTGCCTTCCACGCCGCCTACAATTCCTGGTTCCTGCGCACCAACGCCCGCCAGCCGATCCAGGGCATGGCGCGCTTCTACAACGAACTGCTTCACGACGACCCCGATGCGCCGGTGTTTTATTTGTCCACCGGCGCGTGGAACACGTACGACACGTTGGTGCAGTTCATCGAGGAGCAGGGCCTACCCAAGGGCCCGCTGCTGCTCACCGACTGGGGTCCGACCCCGACCGGACTGTTCCGCTCCGGGCAGGAACACAAGAAGGTGCAGCTGCGTAACCTGCTCATTGATTACCCGGACCTGGAATGGATCCTGGTGGGCGATAACGGCCAGCACGATCCCCTGATTTACGGCAACCTCGTGGCAGAGCACCCCACCGCTGTGCGCGGCGTGGCGATCCGCGAGCTCACCCCCACCGAGCACGTGCTCTCCCACGGTACGGCGTCCTCCCTCGTTGGCCCGGCGCGCACCGACCGCGAGGGCGTACCCGCCATCTCCGCCAAGGACGGCGACGCGCTGCTGGCGCAGTACCTGCGTCACCCGTTCTGATCTCAGTGGCTTCTAGGCGTCGTGGGTTGCGTCCGGGCGATCCCGCCTACGGGCGCGTTAACGTGGCCATGCTGCTGGTGGGACTGGCGACGTTTTCCGGGTTGTATTGCACGCAGGCAATCCTGCCAGCGCTCGCGGACTATTTTGCGGCCGAGCCGACGCTCACCGCGTTGACGGTCTCGGCGGCCACGGGCGCGCTGGCGCTGTGCGTGGTGCCGCTGTCCATCCTTTCCGAGCGCTTTGGCCGCGGCCGCGTGCTCGTGGCGTCATGTGTGGCCGCGGCGCTGGTGGGTCTGCTGGCCCCGCTGTTGGCGGACAACATCTACCTGCTCATCGCGCTGCGCGGTGCGCAGGGCGCGCTGCTGGCCGGCGCCCCGGCGGTGGCCATGACGTGGCTGGCGGAGGAGCTTGACGAATCCGCACTGCCCAAGGCTATGGGCCTGTATATCGCGGGCAATTCCCTAGGAGGGCTGACCGGGCGCATCGTGCCCGCCGTTCTGGTGGACGCCGCCGGCTGGCGGGTGGCGCTCGCGGCGTCGCTGGTGCTGGGCCTGCTCATGGCCGCGGCGGTGTGGTGGCTGCTTCCGGCGCAGAAATTCTTCGAACCCAAATCGCTAACCCTGCGCCACGAGTGGGAGGCCATGTATCGACACTGGCATACCCCGGCGCTGGTCATGCTCTTCATCACGCCGTTTCTGGCGATGGGCACTTTTGTGTCGCTGTATAACTACATCGGCTTCCGGCTCATCGATACCTTCGGCCTGCACCCGGCGCTCGTCGGCGGGGTGTTCCTGGTCTACCTGGTGGGCACGGTGGCCTCCGCACAGGCGGGCAACGTGGTCGC
Proteins encoded in this region:
- a CDS encoding alkaline phosphatase D family protein, whose amino-acid sequence is MSKGEESGRRRGGRRRLTRRKLFGGTFLAGAGAMASATLNPGNANDLQVMGDAELDKLHQPQPYTVAEHHPFMHGVASGDPLQTSVVLWTRVTPASECAPGTGVGEDVQVTWELCEDPEFSGRVRRGVTTTGPDKDYTVHVDPFELEPGTEYFYRFRFRDATSAVGRTRTAPRKTSRLRCAVTSCANFEAGYFGAYGDIARRARAGHVDVVLHMGDYIYEYASGEAPGKHGVVRPHVPTWTITTLADYRSRYGHYRRDVELQAAHASAPWVVTWDDHEIANDAYEAGAEEHNPHIHGTWSQRQSAAMQAYFEWLPVRAPNPSKGGHLYRSFGFGDLVDLHMLDLRTYRSAPGTMRPKRRDEHRTMMGTEQFQWLSIQLATSTAQWNLVGTSVMVANLNVVGLDEDTRNPLTKLVGETVPFNADQWDGFTADRARLLEQIQRSEQRTVFVTGDIHSEWAIDVEHNGEHVAAELVTSSVTAPNLDEFFNLPEGNAISRRAERYLRGANPHVGHVNLDAHGYALLDVTEDNITFSWRRVEDIAVAGSAVTTAGSVTYDGAYLQN
- the msrA gene encoding peptide-methionine (S)-S-oxide reductase MsrA — encoded protein: MSWMFMPAPTLLAVEDALPGRAEPVLAQPQPHTVLGTPITGPWKDGQRVLYVAIGCFWGAEKMYWEMEGVESTSVGYAGGVTVNPSYFEVCRGVTNHTETVAVVYDPQRVSLRELVVAALEAHDPTQGFRQGNDVGTQYRSAFYTVGSDVASAAEEAAEIRELVDAYGVKLADAGFGAITTEVMPLADTASQSYFLAEDEHQQYLDKNPNGYCPHHSTGIACG
- a CDS encoding superoxide dismutase yields the protein MAVYELPELDYAYDALEPHISAEIMELHHSKHHANYVAGANAALEALEAERNGEANPDNIRALSKNLAFNLGGHTNHSIFWKNLSPNGGGEPTGELAEAINRDFGSFEKFKAHFSAVATSLQGSGWAVLGYDHIAGRLIVEQLTDQQGNISVDFTPLLMLDMWEHAFYLQYKNVKADYVKAVWNVFNWEDVAERFAKASAK
- a CDS encoding App1 family protein translates to MGIKDVIRNAEEFLNAEGVKRARKSGWTPVIQAYRGYGTSARVHVIGRVLMENPEAPKNEVQRGYRQFFTVQVGDVPVTVHVDGQEVQTLTNSNGYFDVTVDDHGLPTGWNEVTVSAQGAEDVVAEVLVTPEGQKLGLVSDIDDTIMVTNLPRAFHAAYNSWFLRTNARQPIQGMARFYNELLHDDPDAPVFYLSTGAWNTYDTLVQFIEEQGLPKGPLLLTDWGPTPTGLFRSGQEHKKVQLRNLLIDYPDLEWILVGDNGQHDPLIYGNLVAEHPTAVRGVAIRELTPTEHVLSHGTASSLVGPARTDREGVPAISAKDGDALLAQYLRHPF
- a CDS encoding MFS transporter, with the translated sequence MLLVGLATFSGLYCTQAILPALADYFAAEPTLTALTVSAATGALALCVVPLSILSERFGRGRVLVASCVAAALVGLLAPLLADNIYLLIALRGAQGALLAGAPAVAMTWLAEELDESALPKAMGLYIAGNSLGGLTGRIVPAVLVDAAGWRVALAASLVLGLLMAAAVWWLLPAQKFFEPKSLTLRHEWEAMYRHWHTPALVMLFITPFLAMGTFVSLYNYIGFRLIDTFGLHPALVGGVFLVYLVGTVASAQAGNVVARLGRGTTLLAAAVGMLAGLLLMVTGWLWLTLVGLVVFTGAFFALHSTASGWVGALATRDRAEASSMYVLCYYLGSSVLGAAAGPVFSASPWWVFILSLAVVLLALVGLAAALRRTAA